A region from the Acyrthosiphon pisum isolate AL4f chromosome A1, pea_aphid_22Mar2018_4r6ur, whole genome shotgun sequence genome encodes:
- the LOC100167340 gene encoding ankyrin repeat and KH domain-containing protein 1 isoform X9, which produces MEQIPTTSSGGNATAAPSSAGPSFTPPTPVQPSDNNCIDKRLQSVSESEYQDDEYDEPDHQMYLSGSSGSEGELSEVGRFGINREKLCRDPNNHLNSTFLIAADDTDTEQSIEGDPDTHRQLEALLQAAGSMLRPSANVCGLGLTKLGVPIETTTDPEVLRKLTNSVSCALDEAAAALTRMRAETKNDNKTLVEACHDGDVGAVRKLLTEGRSVHETSEEGESLLSLACSAGYYELAQVLLAMQANVEDRGIKGDCTPLMEAASSGFVEIVRLLLAHGAVVNALSSTGNTPLMYACAGGHVDTVKELLNYGANVEDHNENGHTPLMEAASAGHVPVAKILLEHGAGINTHSNEFKESALTLACYKGHLEMVRFLLAAGADQEHKTDEMHTALMEASMDGHVEVARLLLDSGAQVNMPTDSFESPLTLAACGGHVELALLLIDRGANIEEVNDEGYTPLMEAAREGHEDMVSVLLSKGANINAQTEETQETALTLACCGGFLDVADFLIKNGAILELGASTPLMEAAQEGHIDLVRYLLECGADVHAQTTSADTALTYACENGHTDVADLLLQFGANLEHESEGGRTPLMKACRAGHLCTVQFLISKAADINRVTANNDHTPLSLSCAGGHLSVVELLLAHSADPFHKLKDNSTMVIEAAKGGHTNVVKLLLDYPHSVMLTPPVSPVPTTPAEDVPVVDDSALSEVQVMSKAHAIAGRIVESYGPNAKHNANSCIQKAMIRKAQLNTPNNSFSDVQFKIQLPKENNVKANTPTSKPLINTAAIEQQLFKRQQIAEDLKRVEQELKENGSLSMVTLMTTPPPLSASSPGVLDSSTSSNGSIAESSASNTSVGSNKVGEGSKNNPSQPVTASSDVVQTTAISDRPKIKAKFKKKPAQPLAGMTSLNEATQATLDANYARGVMAGVAAMKPQFKAEFIERHSGDGCDKELAARMIKFCEEQTAKREANDGGHANLKELMISSLMSEHLLKVRKDLQIPDNMVKNLLPLSGALHDSLPHGTTGLLPLPGDLNSRIDFKALNCIDAELLENLVRESPLTLEDISNLPNIDERLQKEIQNHRCNINSSDSGLSSTFSSQSFKNYVQNQTSIDFRIKNLSSMDIANFAGAVSQLSLDETTAQQPTTATIPTLINCVPTQVAAATQTPSESVSSNKRSATTTSTTTAMTTTTNKGFSTTTGESYGSDADISYGINVDSQTESNHDTALTVACAGGHEELVKLLLVRGANIEHRDKKGFTPLILAATGGFDKIVEILLSNVANMEAQSERTKDTPLSLACSGGRYEVCDLLLQRGANKEHRNVSDYTPLSLAASGGYVNIIKLLLSNGAEINSRTGSKLGISPLMLAAMNGHTAAVKLLLDMGSDINAQIETNRNTALTLACFQGRHEVVSLLLDRKANVEHRAKTGLTPLMEAASGGYVEVGRVLIDKGADVNANPVPSSRDTALTIAADKGHVRFVELLLEKNAYVEVKNKKGNSPLWLAANGGHLGVIELLYKVGANIDSQDNRKVTCLMAAFRKGHVKVVRWMVNHVSQFPSDQEMTRFLTTLSDKESIDKCHDCMIAIRISKDQQAARANKNASILLEELDMEKTKEELKKASAARRKMKKKKKKQAKSGKKLEEETEEKNDEQEIEEEEEEEDEEEEVPVIVLVEMKKKVDLKKKGKVTVLSNVVSADVEEGDSGIDANSQGSCSSTDAKNAAAAAAAARVVAQPQIASSNKKDKKKKGKEVTVEVKPTSSTTNSKLTTNSAATQTNAAKVNSSQTKSNKEKKNQVSSTQSKIVTSAAPPIKTEIIPPIVTKNAQLKTKVQQPNNNVTNTTRKESVKVNNYKGNNKVVNNMVFESTQNPAAREDFEATGSENFLVKHKKQHPTEEYIHVGAKTSNVSPVKQTRGREEGWKEVVRTRYLASPYRSKKVSVPLNAISRVIGRGGSNINAIRASTGALIEVDNQSKGQGERIITIKGSTDVTKQAHDLIAMLIKDPEVNIMSVIAKNPKVTSAWDKSVNNAKAKTAAAAALPQKPVVPQPITVVAASKLMTAPSIVASMTIKPTITVNGPRPTVAAVAAGEKKITTSTVKPTMSYTNAIISSSDSISKPSQQPQPPAPSKVVQSVSVTPSTTAIVTVSVTPITTGSVSASALTVVTKSTNALPLAQPKPQQESSSVTTHHPVAIVSPMVSSAPLPPQPQIKPQVVDASEYSLFDSFSKISVQTMWGRDGECGGQKPSVTFSGGNHIPAVTPSIGTIGQPKKYLETDTPMADASKAPGYRGAGLSSPISSKTGGGNTGSTNGSRTTTPPMSSPVTQYNNNTGIQPTVQQPQPEPYHTQSQHQYISDQTHQSAQINVERSRLNPRAPDFATIKSNQNMVQPQQVYNNQVPQNFLQPPMVPNVMPFQQKFHQQLPNLRVAPNNPNRWTHFINQPPPPFGRPALHPVNGNAEMFAGMEATPSPPNMSPNLDERKAPPKPIGTERAWKQNLIGENPHQQQHANWSDMKMHWAHHDLFRTPPPPPVNFPLGPRPMMDEHNLFDTYQSTEHLTSANMNHHMMQTMPLFAANGHLEQQSHHLLASNHHGPGQMAFDPKLEWDQSRSQQQQAQQQSQQQAPMNTPFPFIF; this is translated from the exons GACACTAGTCGAAGCATGTCATGATGGGGACGTTGGAGCTGTTCGTAAACTGTTAACAGAAGGTCGATCGGTTCACGAGACATCTGAAGAGGGAGAAAGTTTGTTGTCCCTTGCTTGTTCAGCAGGTTATTATGAATTAGCTCag gtctTATTGGCAATGCAAGCCAATGTCGAAGATAGGGGTATTAAAGGAGATTGTACACCACTTATGGAAGCTGCGTCTTCTGGATTTGTGGAGATTGTTAGGCTATTACTTGCTCATGGAGCTGTTGTAAACGCTTTATCATCCACAG gAAATACACCATTAATGTATGCATGTGCTGGAGGCCATGTTGATACTGTAAAAGAACTTTTAAATTATGGAGCTAATGTTGAAGATCATAATGAAAATGGACATACACCCCTCATGGAAGCCGCAAGTGCTGGGCATGTTCCAGTAGCAAAA aTTCTACTCGAACACGGAGCTGGTATTAATACTCATTCCAATGAATTTAAGGAAAGTGCATTAACATTAGCATGTTACAAAGGCCATCTAGAAATGGTTCGTTTTTTGTTAGCTGCTGGAGCTGATCAA GAACATAAAACAGATGAAATGCACACTGCTTTAATGGAGGCATCGATGGATGGTCATGTAGAGGTTGCGAGACTTTTATTAGATTCTGGTGCTCAAGTTAATATGCCAACTGATAGTTTTGAGTCGCCTCTCACCTTAGCTGCATGCGGTGGCCACGTTGAGCTTGCATTATTGTTGATTGACCGTGGGGCGAATATTGAAGAAGTTAATGATGAAGGCTATACTCCTCTCATGGAAGCTGCTCGAGAAGGTCATGAAGATATGGTGTCCGTTTTGTTGAGTAAag GAGCAAATATTAATGCACAGACTGAAGAGACTCAAGAGACTGCTCTGACCTTAGCATGTTGTGGTGGATTTTTGGATGTTGCTGATTTCCTAATAAAAAATGGTGCAATTTTGGAGCTTGGTGCATCAACACCTCTTATGGAAGCAGCTCAAGAAGGACATATAGACCTGGTTCGATACCTTTTAGAATGTGGTGCAGATGTTCATGCTCAAACTACATCAGCTGATACAGCTCTGACCTATGCTTGTGAAAATGGCCATACAGATGTTGCTGATTTGTTACTTCAGTTTGGTGCTAATCTT gAACACGAATCTGAAGGTGGTCGTACACCTTTAATGAAAGCATGTAGGGCTGGCCACTTATGTACTGTTCAATTTCTAATATCCAAAGCTGCTGATATAAATAGAGTCACTGCCAATAATGACCATACACCTTTGTCACTTTCCTGTGCTGGAGGTCACCTTTCAGTTGTTGAACTACTGCTCGCTCATTCAGCTGATCCTTTTCATAAACTAAAAGACAACTCAACCATGGTTATAGAAGCAGCAAAAGGTGGTCATACGAATGTCGTTAAACTGTTATTAGATTATCCGCATTCAGTTATGTTAACACCTCCTGTATCACCTGTACCTACCACTCCTGCTGAAGATGTGCCAGTTGTTGATGATTCTGCATTATCTGAAGTGCAGGTTATGTCTAAGGCTCATGCAATTGCTGGTAGAATAGTAGAAAGTTATGGGCCTAATGCCAAACATAATGCAAATTCTTGCATACAAAAAGCTATGATAAGGAAAGCACAACTTAACACACCCAATAATTCGTTTAGTGATGTTCAG tttaaaattcaattaccCAAAGAAAACAATGTTAAAGCTAATACTCCTACTTCCAAACCACTTATTAATACAGCTGCAATCGagcaacaattatttaaaaggcAACAGATTGCTGAAGATCTTAAA agaGTCGAACAAGAGTTAAAAGAAAATGGAAGTCTTTCAATGGTTACATTGATGACAACACCTCCGCCGTTATCAGCATCATCACCAGGTGTCTTAGATTCCAGCACTTCATCTAATGGTTCAATTGCTg AATCATCAGCAAGTAACACATCTGTGGGTTCAAATAAAGTAGGAGAAGGATCAAAAAATAATCCTAGCCAACCTGTGACTGCTAGTTCTGATGTAGTTCAAACAACTGCGATTAGTGATAGACCTAAAATCAAAgccaaatttaaaaagaaaccaGCTCAGCCTCTAGCAGGAATGACGAGTCTTAATGAAGCAACTCAAGCGACATTAGATGCCAATTATGCTAGAGGCGTAATGGCAGGAGTTGCAGCCATGAAACCACAATTTAAAGCTGAA tttattgaaAGACATTCGGGTGATGGCTGTGATAAAGAATTAGCAGCTCGTATGATCAAATTTTGTGAAGAGCAAACTGCTAAACGAGAAGCAAATGATGGTGGACATGCCAACCTTAAAGAATTAATGATAAGTTCTCTAATGAGTGAACACCTATTAAAAGTTCGTAAAGACCTACAAATTCCAGATAATATGGTGAAGAATTTATTGCCACTGTCTGGAGCCTTACATGACAGTTTACCACATGGTACAACTGGTTTGTTGCCATTACCTGGTGATCTTAATTCACGAATTGACTTTAAagctttaaattgtattgatgcAGAACTTCTAGAAAATTTAGTTAGGGAATCCCCGCTCACACTTGAAGATATATCAAAct taccaAATATAGATGAACGACTTCAAAAAGAAATTCAAAACCACCGTTGCAATATCAATTCTTCTGATTCTGGATTAAGCAGTACTTTTTCTTCTCAATCgttcaaa aattatgttcaaaatcaaacatctattgattttagaattaaaaatttatcatCAATGGATATAGCTAATTTTGCAGGTGCAGTGTCCCAGCTTAGTTTGG atgAAACGACAGCACAACAACCTACTACTGCAACAATACCTACATTGATCAACTGTGTTCCTACGCAAGTGGCTGCCGCTACTCAAACACCATCAGAGTCAGTGTCATCAAATAAGCGTTCAGCGACAACTACATCAACAACTACTGCTATGACAACTACTACAAATAAAG GATTCTCCACGACTACTGGAGAGTCATATGGCAGTGATGCTGACATATCATATGGCATCAATGTAGATTCACAAACAGAGAGCAACCATGATACAGCTCTAACAGTTGCATGTGCTGGTGGACATGAAGAGTTAGTTAAACTTTTATTAGTCCGAGGTGCAAATATTGAACATAGAGATAAGAAAGGATTTACACCATTAATATTAGCAGCTACAGGaggttttgataaaattgttgaaattcTCCTGAGTAATGTAGCTAATATGGAAGCACAGTCTGAACGAACAAAAGATACACCTCTTTCTTTAGCGTGTTCTGGTGGCCGTTATGAG GTTTGTGATCTATTGCTTCAAAGAGGAGCAAACAAAGAGCATAGAAATGTTTCAGATTATACCCCATTGAGTTTAGCAGCTTCTGGTGGTTATgtgaacattattaaattattattgagtaaCGGAGCAGAAATAAATTCTCGAACTGGTTCCAAGTTGGGAATTTCTCCTTTAATGTTAGCTGCTATGAATGGACATACAG ctGCTGTCAAGTTACTATTAGATATGGGCAGTGATATAAATGCTCAGATTGAAACAAACCGTAATACTGCGCTCACATTAGCGTGTTTCCAAGGCAGACATGAAGTAGTCTCATTATTATTAGACCGAAAAGCTAATGTTGAACATAGAGCTAAA ACTGGATTAACACCTTTGATGGAAGCAGCTAGTGGAGGCTATGTTGAAGTTGGTAGAGTATTAATTGATAAAGGAGCTGATGTTAATGCTAATCCAGTGCCATCTTCTCGCGATACTGCTCTCACAATAGCAGCAGACAAGGGTCATGTACGATTTGTAGAACTACTACTAGAAAA AAATGCATATGtggaagtaaaaaataaaaaaggaaattcTCCTTTATGGTTAGCTGCTAATGGTGGTCATTTAGGTGTAATTGAATTACTCTACAAAGTTGGTGCTAATATAGATTCCCAAGATAATAGAAAAGTTACCTGTTTAATGGCTGCATTTCGAAAAGGCCATGTCAAAGTAGTGAGGTGGATGGTAAACCATGTATCACAGTTTCCAAGTGATCAAGAAATGACACGATTCCTTACTACATTAAGTGATAAA GAGTCTATTGATAAATGCCATGATTGTATGATTGCTATTCGGATATCAAAAGACCAGCAAGCAGCTAGAGCCAACAAAAATGCTTCTATATTGCTTGAAGAACTTGATATGGAAAAGACTAAAGAAGAATTAAAAAAGGCTTCTGCCGCTCGtcgaaaaatgaaaaagaaaaagaaaaaacaagcCAAAAGTGGTAAGAAATTGGAGGAAGAAACAGAAGAAAAGAATGATGAACAAGAAattgaagaagaagaagaagaagaagatgaagaagaagaagtccccgttatag tattggttgaaatgaagaaaaaagttgatttaaaaaagaaaGGCAAAGTTACTGTACTTAGTAATGTGGTGTCAGCAGATGTTGAAGAGGGTGATAGTGGAATTGATGCCAACAGCCAAGGGAGTTGTAGTAGTACAGATGCTAAAaatgctgctgctgctgctgctgctgctcgAGTAGTAGCCCAACCTCAAATTGCATCTTccaataaaaaagataaaaagaaaaaagggAAAGAAGTGACAGTAGAAGTCAAACCCACTTCATCTactacaaattcaaaattaactactAATTCAGCTGCTACTCAAACAAATGCAGCCAAAGTAAATTCGTCTCAAACTAAATCAAATAAG gagaaGAAAAATCAAGTCAGTTCAACTCAGAGTAAAATTGTTACTAGTGCAGCACCACCCATCAAAACTGAGATTATACCCCCAATAGTAACTAAAAACGCACAACTAAAAACAAAAGTTCAACAGCCAAATAACAATGTTACAAATACCACTCGTAAAGAATCTGTTAAAGTGAATAATTACAAAGGAAACAACAAAGTTgtcaataatatggtttttgaaTCAACACAGAATCCAGCTGCTCGTGAAGATTTTGAAGCTACAGGAAGTGAAAACTTTCTTGTTAAGCATAAAAAACAACATCC AACTGAAGAATATATTCATGTTGGTGCTAAAACTTCTAATGTTAGTCCTGTGAAGCAAACTCGTGGACGTGAAGAAGGATGGAAAGAAGTTGTTCGAACTCGGTACCTTGCCTCTCCTTACAGAAGTAAAAAAGTATCTGTGCCATTAAATGCTATTAGCCGTGTAATTGGACGTGGTGGGAGTAATATAAATGCCATAAGAGCTTCAACTGGAGCATTAATTGAGGTGGATAATCAAAGTAAAGGACAAGGAGAaagaataattactataaa agGATCAACAGATGTCACTAAACAAGCTCATGATTTAATTGCTATGCTAATTAAAGATCCAGAAGTGAATATTATGAGTGTTATTGCAAAAAATCCTAAAGTTACTAGTGCTTGGGATAAATCTGTG aataacgCTAAAGCCAAAACTGCAGCAGCCGCCGCATTGCCACAAAAACCTGTTGTTCCTCAACCAATTACAGTTGTAGCTGCTTCTAAACTAATGACTGCGCCAT cgatTGTTGCTTCTATGACCATAAAACCTACAATTACTGTCAATGGACCTCGACCTACCGTTGCCGCTGTAGCTGCag gtGAAAAGAAGATTACAACAAGCACTGTCAAACCAACAATGTCTTATACAAATGCCATAATATCCTCTTCAGATTCAATATCTAAACCTTCACAACAACCTCAACCACCGGCTCCTTCTAAAGTTGTCCAATCCGTTTCTGTAACTCCATCAACTACTGCTATTGTTACTGTATCTGTAACACCTATTACAACAGGAAGTGTATCAGCTTCTGCATTAACTGTTGTGACCAAATCTACTAATGCGTTACCTCTCGCTCAACCTAAACCACAACAAGAATCATCATCTGTTACTACTCATCATCCTGTTGCTATTGTGTCACCAATGGTGAGCAGTGCTCCATTACCACCTCAACCACAAATCAAACCTCAAGTCGTGGATGCTTCAGAGTATTCATTATTTGATTCATTTtctaaa ATATCTGTTCAAACAATGTGGGGTAGAGATGGGGAATGTGGAGGACAAAAACCAAGTGTTACATTTAGCGGGGGTAATCATATTCCAGCTGTTACCCCATCGATCGGAACAATTGGTcaacctaaaaaatatttagaaacagACACACCAATGGCTGACGCATCAAAAGCACCAGGTTATCGAGGAGCTGGCTTATCATCTCCAATTTCTTCCAAAACTGGAGGTGGAAATACTGGAAGTACAAACGGTAGTCGTACCACAACACCTCCTATGAGTTCACCTGTCAcacaatacaacaataatacagGCATCCAACCTACCGTTCAACAACCTCAACCAGAACCTTACCATACACAATCTCAACATCAATACATCTCTGATCAAACTCATCAGTCAGCACAAATAAATGTTGAACGTTCAAGATTAAACCCACGAGCACCAGACTTCGCTACTATTAAATCTAACCAAAATATGGTTCAACCTCAACAAGTCTACAATAATCAAGTACCACAAAATTTCCTTCAACCTCCTATGGTACCCAATGTTATGCCATTTCAACAAAAGTTTCATCAACAATTACCAAATTTAAGAGTTGCACCCAACAATCCTAATCGTTGGACTCATTTTATTAATCAACCTCCTCCTCCGTTTGGACGACCTGCCTTACATCCAGTTAATGGCAATGCAGAAATGTTTGCGGGAATGGAAGCAACTCCTAGCCCACCAAATATGTCACCTAATCTTGATGAACGAAAAGCTCCTCCCAAACCAATTGGTACAGAAAGAGCATGGAAGCAAAATCTAATAGGAGAAAATCCTCATCAGCAACAACACGCAAATTGGTCAGACATGAAAATGCATTGGGCTCATCACGACCTTTTCCGTACCCCTCCTCCACCTCCTGTTAATTTTCCACTTGGACCTAGACCTATGATGGAcgaacataatttatttgatacctaccag TCCACTGAACATCTAACGAGTGCTAATATGAATCACCATATGATGCAAACAATGCCATTGTTTGCGGCAAATGGTCACTTAGAACAACAATCCCATCACCTTTTAGCATCAAATCATCATGGTCCTGGACAAATGGCATTTGACCCAAAATTAGAATGGGACCAATCTAGAAGTCAACAACAGCAAGCCCAACAACAGTCTCAGCAGCAAGCTCCTATGAACACACCATTTccgttcattttttaa